One segment of Polypterus senegalus isolate Bchr_013 chromosome 8, ASM1683550v1, whole genome shotgun sequence DNA contains the following:
- the LOC120533751 gene encoding cytochrome c oxidase subunit 8A, mitochondrial, which produces MSALLRGILSARSVPVLRTGAVQRASIHSKPAKESIGTVESTIGLLVFTVSILAPAAWVLSNLESYKKKN; this is translated from the exons ATGTCTGCTCTTCTCCGCGGAATTCTTTCAGCCCGGTCAGTCCCGGTACTGAGGACGGGAGCTGTTCAGCGGGCCAGCATTCACAGCAAGCCTGCTAAAGAATCTATTGGAACTGTG gagtCAACCATTGGATTGCTGGTATTCACTGTCTCAATCTTGGCACCAGCTGCTTGGGTACTTTCCAATCTTGAAAGTTACAAGAAGAAGAATTAA